From a region of the Aeoliella mucimassa genome:
- the xseB gene encoding exodeoxyribonuclease VII small subunit — translation MAKKKVKRKPSEESTLTFEESLAELETIVGDLETGELGLGDALERYEQGIAHLKQCHAQLEQATRRIELLSGVDAAGNPVTVPFEDEQHESLEAKKQARTRRRGGGGDDHGTLF, via the coding sequence ATGGCCAAGAAAAAAGTCAAACGCAAACCCTCGGAAGAATCGACTCTGACGTTTGAAGAGTCGCTGGCCGAGTTGGAAACCATCGTCGGCGACCTGGAAACAGGCGAGTTGGGGCTTGGCGACGCCCTCGAGCGTTATGAACAAGGCATCGCCCACCTAAAACAATGCCATGCCCAATTGGAGCAAGCTACTCGGAGAATCGAGTTGCTTTCGGGAGTGGATGCCGCCGGAAACCCGGTGACCGTGCCATTTGAGGACGAGCAGCACGAGAGCCTCGAGGCAAAAAAACAGGCGAGAACCCGCCGTCGCGGCGGCGGCGGGGACGACCACGGCACCCTGTTCTAG
- the xseA gene encoding exodeoxyribonuclease VII large subunit, protein MPAASSHQDAPLGTSDQSAMSVSQLTAQIKGVVEESFTSVWVAGEVSNFARPQSGHCYLTLKDDKAQIRAVIWRGTASKFPFKLADGVELVCHGHLDLYAPRGSYQLVIDQAHPQGVGALELALRQLKEKLAAEGLFDPQRKRPLPRFPRRIGFVTSPTGAAIRDFLEVLRRRWAGIEVLVIPARVQGDGAAEEIAAGIRMANQLDPPLDVLVVGRGGGSLEDLWAFNEEPVVRAIAASNIPTVSAVGHEIDVSLSDLAADVRALTPSEAAERVVPSSDEVIAQLTRFGDRLHNSIRRQVTLGKQRIDSLAARRVFANPHTSVLDRARRVDELDARARRAVTSITTNNRHQLATLSGKLESLSPLAVLSRGYSVTQHAESGRVVRSSDDVAVGDRLVTRLEHGQVTSTIDSVDE, encoded by the coding sequence ATGCCTGCAGCTTCCTCCCACCAAGACGCACCGCTGGGTACGAGCGACCAGTCCGCCATGTCGGTCAGTCAGCTCACCGCTCAGATCAAAGGGGTGGTCGAGGAAAGCTTTACCAGCGTGTGGGTCGCCGGCGAAGTGTCGAACTTCGCCCGGCCGCAGTCGGGCCATTGCTACCTGACGCTCAAGGACGACAAAGCACAGATTCGCGCGGTCATCTGGCGCGGCACCGCCAGTAAGTTCCCCTTCAAGTTGGCCGATGGGGTCGAACTTGTTTGTCACGGGCATCTTGACCTCTACGCCCCGCGTGGCAGTTACCAACTGGTGATCGACCAAGCCCATCCGCAAGGCGTGGGAGCTCTGGAGCTTGCGCTACGTCAGCTCAAAGAGAAGCTAGCCGCCGAAGGGCTGTTCGATCCGCAGCGCAAACGCCCGCTCCCCCGCTTCCCCCGCCGCATCGGTTTCGTGACGAGTCCCACAGGTGCCGCGATTCGCGACTTCCTGGAAGTGTTGCGACGACGTTGGGCTGGCATCGAAGTGCTGGTGATACCCGCTCGCGTGCAAGGCGACGGAGCCGCCGAAGAGATTGCCGCTGGCATTCGCATGGCAAACCAGCTCGATCCCCCGCTCGACGTGCTGGTTGTCGGCCGCGGGGGTGGCAGCCTGGAAGACTTATGGGCGTTTAACGAAGAGCCTGTTGTGCGAGCGATCGCGGCATCGAACATCCCGACGGTCAGCGCAGTTGGGCATGAGATCGATGTATCGCTCAGCGACCTGGCGGCCGACGTGCGGGCACTAACTCCGAGCGAAGCGGCCGAGCGGGTGGTTCCTTCGTCCGATGAGGTGATCGCGCAGCTCACTCGCTTTGGCGATCGGCTTCATAACTCCATTCGGCGACAAGTGACCTTGGGCAAGCAGCGGATCGATTCGCTAGCCGCCCGGCGAGTGTTTGCCAACCCGCATACATCGGTGCTCGACCGCGCACGTCGCGTGGACGAACTCGACGCTCGCGCACGTCGCGCGGTCACGAGTATCACCACTAACAACCGTCATCAACTGGCCACGCTTAGCGGCAAGCTCGAATCGCTCAGTCCGCTGGCGGTGCTCAGTCGCGGATACAGTGTGACGCAGCACGCCGAGTCGGGTCGAGTCGTCCGATCGTCTGACGACGTCGCTGTGGGAGATCGACTGGTCACACGACTCGAACATGGACAGGTAACCAGCACCATCGACTCGGTCGATGAGTAA
- a CDS encoding lysophospholipid acyltransferase family protein has product MRTFGTGLLGFLTTRAIHAWMGTLDYRVLYYDRSLDPIRASQPGIYIFWHENILFPLHLRGHSNLSMLLSRHRDADILAVVARLSGFGTVRGSTGRGGQDALKQLMRLSGGQHLTITPDGPRGPRRKMADGPIYLASRTGLPLIAMGFGYDRPWRFNSWDRFAVPKPFSRARAIVGPPILIPAGIDREQTKQYREAVESFMTELTEEATLWAESGVRREGEEAAFCQPTWPLEPTVVNEPTIPMLVERRAA; this is encoded by the coding sequence ATGCGAACGTTTGGAACTGGACTCCTGGGATTTCTGACCACGCGTGCGATTCACGCGTGGATGGGTACGCTGGACTATCGCGTGCTGTACTACGATCGCTCGCTCGATCCGATTCGTGCTTCGCAGCCAGGCATTTATATTTTCTGGCATGAGAACATCCTGTTTCCGTTGCACCTACGGGGCCATAGCAACCTGTCGATGCTGCTAAGCCGGCACCGTGATGCCGACATCCTGGCGGTTGTCGCCCGTTTGAGTGGATTCGGCACCGTGCGTGGTTCCACTGGCCGAGGTGGCCAAGACGCATTGAAGCAACTCATGCGACTGAGCGGCGGGCAGCACCTGACCATCACGCCAGATGGCCCCCGCGGCCCCCGCCGGAAGATGGCCGACGGCCCGATTTACCTTGCCTCGCGTACCGGTTTGCCACTCATTGCCATGGGGTTCGGCTACGATCGTCCCTGGCGTTTCAACAGCTGGGATCGCTTTGCGGTCCCCAAACCCTTCAGCCGCGCTCGGGCGATCGTGGGTCCTCCGATTCTTATCCCAGCAGGGATCGACCGCGAGCAGACAAAGCAATATCGCGAAGCGGTCGAGTCGTTCATGACCGAACTCACCGAAGAAGCCACCCTTTGGGCCGAGAGCGGAGTTCGCCGCGAGGGCGAGGAAGCCGCGTTCTGCCAGCCCACCTGGCCGCTGGAACCGACTGTGGTGAACGAACCCACGATTCCTATGCTCGTCGAGCGTCGCGCCGCCTAA
- the dapF gene encoding diaminopimelate epimerase, translating to MRFTKMHGAGNDYVYVDCFRQDLPSNIEQLAIAAADRHFGIGGDGLILICPSERADAEMRMYNADGSYSEMCGNGIRCVAKYMYDHGLAKKETLTIESGGNVLTLELSTNGGKVDRVRVDMGEPVLEAAQIPTRLGGKQVVEAPLECDGNLYRVTAVSMGNPHCVIFVAHASDDLVFGVGPQIEHDPAFPNRVNVEFVEQISRTQLRQRTWERGSGETLACGTGASAVCVAGVLTGRTERCVEIDLLGGRLELEWNETDNHVYMTGPAVEVFSGEWFPAGE from the coding sequence ATGCGATTCACCAAAATGCACGGCGCCGGCAACGACTATGTGTACGTCGATTGCTTCCGCCAAGACTTACCGAGCAACATCGAGCAACTCGCCATTGCAGCGGCCGACAGGCACTTTGGCATCGGCGGCGACGGTCTGATTCTCATCTGCCCCAGCGAGCGGGCGGACGCCGAGATGCGGATGTACAACGCGGATGGTTCGTACAGCGAAATGTGCGGCAACGGCATCCGCTGCGTCGCCAAGTACATGTACGACCATGGACTGGCCAAGAAAGAGACGCTCACCATCGAATCGGGCGGAAACGTGCTGACGCTCGAGCTCTCCACCAACGGCGGTAAGGTCGACCGGGTGCGCGTTGATATGGGCGAGCCAGTGCTCGAGGCCGCACAGATCCCCACGCGATTGGGGGGTAAGCAAGTAGTTGAGGCCCCGCTCGAATGCGATGGCAACCTGTATCGCGTTACCGCGGTATCGATGGGAAATCCGCACTGTGTTATTTTCGTCGCCCATGCTAGCGACGACCTCGTGTTCGGCGTTGGGCCTCAGATCGAGCACGATCCCGCCTTCCCCAATCGGGTGAACGTGGAGTTTGTCGAGCAAATCAGCCGCACCCAACTCCGCCAACGCACCTGGGAACGCGGCAGCGGCGAAACGCTAGCATGCGGCACCGGTGCCAGTGCGGTATGCGTGGCCGGCGTACTCACTGGGCGGACCGAACGTTGCGTGGAAATCGATTTACTAGGAGGTCGGCTCGAATTGGAGTGGAACGAAACCGACAATCATGTGTATATGACAGGTCCAGCCGTTGAAGTGTTTAGCGGCGAGTGGTTTCCCGCTGGCGAGTAA
- a CDS encoding AsmA-like C-terminal region-containing protein — MRKESLAIFARLINSCWFVFKWSIFTMLAIALLVGGYLYLRLDDEVRRYAENLLADHYSELDVKLGSAHFETGRGVVLRDLVISDRDRFGHTIAIAEVPEMQLLGPFDTESLLAGQSRVERIRIRSARIEAVRATDGQWNLSRLFPPPSMGGKPADIELVGAIVTLTDNCNGECSPVTLREVSLGCRCMEYSPDDPTQRTFRITGSVGGELAESFTFDSTADTGAGIVEGSIKIDGLDLGSTAANSLRQHVPQLARVSEVSGKANLNISGRVEPNQPPTWNVDYQLIGARVVLAGVPRPVTNITGQGTASNTQLRIVQASANLGEASLSLAVDRRGWSPNAQMAFRARAEQLTIDSNFEKLLPDSALEAWHRFEPRGLVSAEIAGQFDGKQWIPNVTVDCQKVSFIDREKFNYRLTEGKGKLVVTDKNDGSGPAMEIQNLTALLDLKPVTLNGRFTGFACPGQCAPSDDAPKPLGWLAVSAKRIPITDSLVDAIDPAEHKVRRIVDSLGVEGHISIDWKYERDQPIGEPHTTTDLTFHDARVRFEKFRYPLDHIEGTAHESDGDWSFTNLVSKQPDTPMVVQASGTCSKQPDGLYVLQLRFEGEQLPLDDTLLHSLPPAHQDAWRAVNPLSGRVNFVARIAHRLQTDSAPNIYLEIQPIDNLVFIEPQAFPYRLEKLQGSFVVINNTVTFNGLRGQHGQTMFETDGSWVPNDKGGWQLEFRNLNVDRLSANYELKEAAASSIGKVMDYLKPSGTFSIHNGILRFSRESAGSTQVTSDWKVSLGLQQNNLELGLPLRSVTGIVHLAGHHEGSLRFTTGRLELDSVFWNNMQFTQVRGPLYVDAYECWLGRGAEERINQLTGRTSQLQRIEANLYGGKLAFDSHVPMETGKFYTFNFDLDDCDLQRLSTDYLGGSVELSGTMSGQATLQGMGRSLDLLRGGGRVTVRDAQLYELPVMARMLKVLRNRVPDKTAFNGIDAQFKIDGQLIRFSELSLLGDALSLYGQGTTTFDRQLDLKFYSTVGRNDFNIPLLRSMIGQASANLLLIKVTGPAENAQVERAPLPAVNELMEQLGGENVATPPTQRGFWTR, encoded by the coding sequence TTGCGCAAGGAATCGCTCGCCATTTTCGCTCGACTGATTAATAGCTGCTGGTTCGTGTTCAAGTGGAGCATCTTCACGATGCTGGCCATTGCGCTACTGGTCGGCGGGTATCTTTACTTGCGACTCGACGACGAAGTACGACGTTACGCTGAGAATCTGCTGGCCGATCACTACAGCGAACTCGACGTCAAGCTCGGCTCGGCTCACTTCGAAACCGGGCGCGGCGTGGTGCTCCGTGACCTGGTGATCAGCGATCGCGATCGCTTTGGTCACACGATCGCCATCGCCGAAGTGCCGGAGATGCAGCTACTCGGTCCGTTCGATACCGAATCGCTACTCGCTGGTCAGTCGCGTGTCGAACGCATCCGCATCCGCTCCGCTCGCATCGAAGCGGTTCGCGCAACCGATGGTCAGTGGAACCTCTCGCGACTGTTCCCTCCGCCGTCGATGGGTGGCAAGCCGGCCGACATCGAACTAGTCGGCGCGATCGTCACCCTAACCGACAACTGCAACGGAGAGTGCTCGCCAGTCACGCTGCGCGAGGTAAGCCTCGGCTGTCGCTGCATGGAGTACTCTCCCGACGACCCCACGCAGCGAACGTTCCGCATTACCGGTTCCGTAGGTGGCGAACTGGCTGAGTCGTTCACGTTCGACTCGACTGCCGACACCGGAGCAGGCATCGTGGAAGGAAGTATCAAGATCGATGGGCTCGACCTTGGCTCCACGGCGGCCAACTCGCTGCGACAACACGTTCCGCAGCTCGCCCGCGTGAGCGAGGTCAGCGGCAAAGCCAATCTGAACATCAGTGGGCGGGTGGAACCGAACCAACCGCCGACCTGGAATGTCGACTATCAGCTGATCGGCGCCCGAGTCGTACTGGCTGGCGTGCCGCGCCCGGTGACCAACATTACCGGCCAGGGCACCGCCTCGAACACGCAGTTGCGGATTGTGCAGGCGTCGGCCAACCTTGGTGAAGCCTCCCTGTCGCTAGCGGTCGATCGACGCGGCTGGAGTCCCAACGCCCAAATGGCGTTTCGGGCGAGAGCCGAACAACTCACGATCGACAGCAACTTCGAAAAGCTGCTTCCCGATTCCGCCCTCGAGGCCTGGCACCGATTCGAACCACGAGGTTTGGTTTCGGCCGAGATCGCTGGTCAGTTCGATGGCAAGCAGTGGATACCCAATGTGACGGTCGATTGTCAGAAGGTATCGTTCATCGATCGCGAGAAATTCAATTACCGCCTTACCGAAGGCAAGGGGAAGCTGGTCGTCACCGACAAGAACGATGGCAGCGGCCCCGCGATGGAAATCCAGAACCTCACTGCCCTGCTCGACCTGAAACCGGTCACGCTCAACGGGCGTTTCACTGGATTCGCCTGCCCTGGCCAGTGTGCGCCGAGCGACGATGCCCCCAAACCACTGGGGTGGCTGGCAGTGTCGGCCAAACGCATTCCGATTACCGACAGCCTGGTCGATGCGATCGATCCAGCCGAACACAAGGTGCGACGCATCGTCGACAGCCTTGGCGTCGAAGGTCATATCTCTATTGACTGGAAGTACGAACGCGATCAACCGATTGGCGAGCCTCATACTACGACCGATCTCACATTCCACGACGCCCGAGTACGGTTCGAGAAGTTTCGCTACCCACTCGATCACATCGAAGGCACCGCCCACGAGTCGGATGGCGATTGGTCGTTCACGAATCTGGTGAGCAAGCAACCCGATACGCCGATGGTTGTGCAAGCTAGCGGTACCTGCAGCAAGCAACCCGATGGACTCTACGTATTGCAATTGAGGTTCGAAGGGGAGCAGTTGCCGCTCGACGATACGCTGCTGCACTCGCTTCCACCGGCCCACCAGGACGCCTGGCGAGCGGTGAATCCCCTGAGCGGGCGGGTGAACTTCGTCGCCCGCATTGCGCATCGCCTGCAAACCGACTCGGCTCCGAACATCTACCTCGAGATCCAACCGATCGACAACCTGGTGTTCATCGAGCCACAAGCGTTCCCCTATCGGCTTGAGAAACTGCAAGGCAGCTTCGTGGTGATCAACAACACGGTCACCTTCAACGGATTGCGTGGTCAGCATGGGCAAACCATGTTCGAGACCGATGGTTCTTGGGTTCCGAACGACAAAGGGGGATGGCAGCTTGAGTTCCGCAACCTGAATGTCGACCGGCTCTCGGCCAACTACGAACTCAAGGAAGCGGCCGCTTCGAGCATTGGTAAGGTCATGGATTACCTAAAACCGAGCGGCACTTTTTCCATTCACAACGGCATCCTTCGCTTCTCTCGCGAATCGGCAGGTTCCACCCAGGTTACGAGCGACTGGAAAGTGTCACTCGGCCTGCAGCAGAACAATCTTGAGTTAGGCCTGCCACTGCGAAGCGTGACCGGCATCGTGCACCTGGCAGGTCATCACGAAGGAAGTTTGCGATTTACCACGGGTCGTTTGGAACTCGATAGTGTGTTCTGGAACAACATGCAGTTCACCCAAGTGCGAGGGCCACTGTATGTCGACGCCTACGAGTGCTGGCTAGGTCGCGGCGCCGAAGAACGCATCAACCAGCTAACTGGCCGCACCAGTCAACTGCAGCGCATCGAAGCCAATCTGTATGGCGGCAAGCTGGCCTTCGACTCGCACGTGCCGATGGAAACTGGCAAGTTCTACACGTTCAACTTCGATCTCGACGATTGCGACCTACAGCGACTCTCGACCGATTACCTGGGCGGTTCGGTAGAGCTGTCGGGCACGATGTCGGGCCAGGCGACGTTGCAAGGTATGGGGCGAAGTCTTGATCTCCTGCGGGGCGGCGGGCGGGTTACTGTGCGTGATGCTCAGCTCTACGAACTACCAGTGATGGCTCGTATGCTCAAGGTGCTGCGGAACCGCGTGCCCGACAAGACAGCCTTCAACGGCATCGACGCCCAGTTCAAGATCGATGGCCAGCTCATCCGGTTTAGTGAGCTTAGCTTGTTGGGCGACGCCTTGAGCCTGTACGGCCAAGGCACCACGACGTTCGATCGCCAACTCGACCTGAAGTTCTACTCCACGGTCGGCCGAAACGACTTTAATATTCCCCTGTTACGCTCGATGATTGGTCAGGCGAGTGCGAATTTGTTGTTGATAAAAGTGACTGGCCCCGCTGAAAATGCCCAAGTAGAACGTGCCCCGTTGCCTGCGGTGAACGAATTGATGGAGCAACTCGGAGGAGAAAACGTCGCAACCCCACCCACGCAGCGAGGGTTTTGGACTCGATAA
- a CDS encoding SBBP repeat-containing protein, whose product MKRWQLEALTSLMPAAFSALAVFMSLASEAAAFDPPVVEVPVDHKGPLVSHDQYPLDWVHLTNLPGRTNIQGVQATTDGAYFAGWTVDGSYEAMVGKLDRSGNVDWMVSYGTEFGDFASNITKYSDYLYVGGNTEGDFANAGTYADGFQDGFVSKFDLSGNLIWTRQFGGSEYEGVTDGAADLDGNYFVAGSTAPQMLDEYGRAAMLAKFNPNGELQWRVEKDNIYEDSGLAVTTDHAGNSFLAGRTEDGTLPFLNKYDSSGQLVWEYVPDPNALTLELGSGIDVVTDASGNSYLTYSAYIESSTQIERQGLFLLKFDAAGNQVWSRSVSSSDPPYSGFDDEDYALAMTMNLEGNLLIAGQSKGDFSLDHTTAGDVVVLEFTPDGELVVAQQYGDSNYQYANEISADPAGGLYVVGTTWGDFEGNQLPSEDAFVMHLTGPTSVPEPSTGLLCASVMLAVIGVHRMRRLRSADK is encoded by the coding sequence TACCTGTCGACCACAAAGGTCCGTTGGTTTCCCACGATCAGTATCCCTTGGACTGGGTTCACCTCACGAATCTACCAGGCAGGACGAACATCCAAGGCGTACAAGCGACTACCGACGGTGCCTACTTTGCTGGCTGGACCGTAGATGGTTCGTACGAGGCCATGGTCGGCAAGCTCGACCGTTCGGGCAACGTCGATTGGATGGTCAGTTATGGGACCGAATTTGGAGACTTTGCGTCTAACATCACCAAGTATTCCGACTACCTCTATGTGGGAGGCAATACCGAAGGCGACTTTGCCAATGCTGGGACTTATGCTGATGGCTTCCAAGATGGATTCGTGTCGAAGTTCGATTTGTCAGGTAATCTTATCTGGACCCGACAGTTTGGCGGCAGCGAGTATGAAGGCGTAACCGACGGGGCGGCCGACCTGGATGGCAACTACTTTGTTGCTGGCAGCACGGCGCCACAAATGCTTGATGAGTATGGAAGAGCGGCAATGCTGGCGAAGTTCAACCCAAATGGTGAACTGCAATGGAGAGTCGAGAAGGACAACATCTATGAAGATTCAGGTTTGGCGGTAACCACCGACCACGCGGGCAACAGTTTTCTGGCCGGTCGTACCGAGGATGGCACCCTGCCCTTCCTCAATAAGTACGACTCCAGCGGCCAGTTAGTGTGGGAGTATGTGCCCGACCCCAACGCCTTGACCCTCGAACTTGGCTCTGGCATCGATGTGGTTACCGACGCTTCGGGCAACTCCTATCTTACTTACTCCGCCTATATTGAGAGCAGCACTCAGATCGAGCGTCAGGGGCTTTTCCTACTGAAGTTCGATGCTGCTGGCAATCAAGTCTGGTCGCGAAGTGTATCGTCAAGCGATCCTCCTTACTCTGGTTTCGACGATGAGGATTACGCCCTGGCGATGACGATGAATCTCGAAGGCAACCTGCTTATTGCGGGGCAATCGAAAGGCGATTTTTCGTTGGACCATACCACTGCAGGCGATGTGGTGGTGCTGGAATTCACCCCCGACGGTGAACTGGTCGTCGCCCAGCAGTATGGCGACAGCAATTATCAGTACGCCAATGAGATCTCAGCCGATCCAGCGGGGGGACTCTATGTGGTCGGCACGACCTGGGGCGATTTCGAAGGCAACCAGCTGCCCAGCGAGGATGCGTTCGTGATGCATCTCACGGGACCTACCAGCGTTCCCGAGCCCTCGACAGGGCTGCTCTGTGCGTCGGTCATGCTAGCAGTTATCGGAGTGCATCGCATGCGACGCTTGCGGTCCGCCGACAAATAA